DNA sequence from the Methanofastidiosum sp. genome:
AGTTCCGCTTTATGATAAAGATTATTATCCTAAAGAAAGAATTTTTTTAATCGAAGCACTTTCAAAATCATTAGATTTAAATGTATCTGTATTGAGATGTATTAAAAATCCTAACGAAAAAATGGATAAAGAAGAGATGCAAAAAGCTTTCACCGAAACTCAAAATTATTATTCGCCATTTATTAATAAACTTAAAGAAAATGGAATTCATACAGATCTTATAATTCGAGAATGTGAGCATGCAACTGATGGAATACTTGATGAAACAATGGCTTCAAACTACGATCTCCTTTTTGTTAAAGCTAAAGCTCAGAATACTCTAAAAGAGTTTCTTATGGGAAATGAAGTTGAAGATATACTTAGGAGGACTCCATCTAACTTATTATTTTGGAGGTCAAGGGAGTAGTGCATAGATGGAGCAAATAAAAGATATTCATGAGCTCTCAGTAGAAGAAGCTATTTTAAATCTTCAATCGTCTAAAGAAGGACTTTCTAAAGATGAAGTTGAAAAAAGATTTTCTTCATTTGGTCCAAATGAGATTCAGGAAAAAAGGGCTACTCCTTTATACGTTAAACTACTGAAACAATTTTTTAATTTCTTTGCTATTTTACTATGGGTTGCGAGCGGTCTTTCATTTTTAGGTGAATATCTGTCACCAGGAGAAGGAAATATTAATCTTGGTATCGCATTAGTTGCTGTAATCTTTATAAATGCATTTTTTACTTTTTACCAAGAATATAAGGCCGAAAGAGCGGCCGAAGCTCTAAAAAAACTATTGGCACCTTTGGCAGTAGTATTAAGAGAAAATATAGAACAAGAAATACCTTCAAATCAAGTTGTAGTTGGGGACATTATTATTCTATCTGAAGGAGATAAAGTTCCATCAGATGCAAGATTAATTGAGCAGTATGAGTTGAAGGTAAATAATGCACCTTTAACGGGTGAATCAAAATCTCTAAAGCGAAGTGTAGATCCTTTTAGCGGAAATATACTGGATTCGCAAAATGTAGTATTCTCTGGAACTACTGTAGTTTCAGGCTCTGGGAAAGCTATCGTTTTTGCCACAGGAATGGGAACAGAATTTGGAAAAATAGCTGGCCTTACCCAGGAAATAAACGAAGATCCGACACCTTTACAAAAAGAGATATCCTATTTTATTAAATACATTTCGATAATTGCCATCTTTCTTGGAATAACATTCTTTTTAATAGGGTGGTCTTTAGGAAACACCTTCACTGCAAATTTTATTTTTGGAATAGGAATAATTGTTGCAAATGTTCCAGAAGGCCTTCTCCCAACTGTCACATTGACTCTATCGATTGCAGCCCAGAAAATGGCTAAGAAAAATGCTTTAATAAAGAGTCTAAACTCTGTTGAAACTCTCGGATCTACAACTGTGATATGTACGGATAAAACTGGAACTCTCACACAAAATGAGATGACTGTTAAGAAGATATTTGTCAATGGTAAAGAGTATGATGTTTCTGGAGTTGGGTATAAACCTGAAGGAAAACTTCAGATGGGGGAAAAAGATTTAGATGAAAAAGAGATTGAACCTATAATCCCTTTTCTAAAAACTTCCTTCTTTTGTAACAATTCAAAATTAACTTTTGAGGAAGACAAGTATTCTATAATTGGGGACCCAACAGAAGGTGCACTTTTAGTTTTAGCAAAAAAAATTATAGATACAGATACAAGTTGCCAATTTGAGGAAAGAATCTTTGAAATACCCTTTACCTCGGATAGAAAAATGATGAGTACAATATACAAAGGAAAAACAACTGTCGCTTATGTTAAAGGATCGCCGGAGTCAGTCATATCGTTGTCAAATAAGATATTAATAAATGGAAAAGAAATTGATTTAACTTCGGATGGCAAACAGAACCTCCAAGAAAAAGCAGAAAATTTTCAAAAGAATGCTTTGAGGACTTTGGCACTTGCATATAGACTTGTAGATGAAAAAGAAAAATATACTGCAGAGAATGTCGAAAAAGACCTTGTATTTATAGGATTAGTTGGGATGATAGACCCTCCCAGATTAGGGGTTAAAGAGGCAGTTAATAAATGCAAGGGTGCAGGAATCAAGGTCGTAATGATAACGGGTGACAATAAACTTACGGCTGAAGCTATTGGAAGGGGCGTAGGTATAATTGAAAGTGACACTCCTACAGTAGTAGAAGGAACAGATGTCAATAATATGGGACTAGAAGATCTGAAAAATATATTAAAGAATCAAGAAATTATTTTTGCGCGGGCATCCCCAAAAAATAAACTTGATATAGTAATGGCTTTAAAACAGATGGGAGAAGTTGTAGCAGTCACAGGCGACGGCGTAAATGATGCACCCGCCTTAAAAGAGGCCGATATAGGGATATCAATGGGGAGTGGGACGGATGTGGCAAAAGAAGCTGCTGATGTTATACTAATAGATGACAATTTTAAGAGTATAGTGGAAGCGGTACTTGAAGGCAGAGCTGTTTATGATAATATTAAGAAGTTTATTTCTTATATACTAGTTAGTAATGTACCTGAGATAGTTCCTTTTATAGTATATGTTTTGTTTAGAGTTCCCCTTCCTCTAACAGTTATTCAAATATTGGCAATAGATTTAGGTACGGATATGCTTCCTGCAATTGCACTTGGAACAGAGCCTGCTGAAATAGATGTGATGGAAAGGCCACCTCGTTCTAGAAAAGACAGACTTCTAACTATACCTCTTATAATAAAATCATATGGACTTATAGGGCCAATCGAAGCTGCTGCAGGATTGTATGGGTTCTGGTGGGTATTAAAACAAGGTGGCTGGATTTTGGGAACGCAGTTAGCATTCACAGATCCACTTTATCTTAAAGCTACAACGATGTGTCTCGTCGCCATAATAGTGTGTCAAATTGTGAATGTTATTGGTTGCAGAAGCCTTAGAAATTCTATATTCAAAATGGGCTTTTTTAAAAATAAATACATATTTTTGGGGATAATTAGTGAGATAATTTTAATTATCGCTTTCACTAACCTTCAAGTCTTTAAGACTTTTCTTGGAACTGCTTCAATAGAACCCGAATTAATTTTGCTGATTTTACCTTTTGCATTATTGATATTCGTCGTAGATGAATTAAGAAAATACCTGATGCCGAAGCTAGGATTTAATGAAATATAATTTTTAATTATTTGTCATTTTTTGACAATTAATAATTTAAACTGCCCCACATCTTTCTTTAAATAAGGAGATTTAGTGAAGCAAACTTTCAAATCTTATAGTGATCTAACAAGGGCTCATTTCATGTTTGCATGGCCTTTGATATTTTGCTCCGGTTTATTTTTAGCTTTATATAACTACGGAGGATTTTCCTGGGCTTTAGTAATTAAAGCCGCACTTATAGGCCTATTTGGATTTGAAGGTGGAATGATACTAAATGACTATATTGATAGAGATATTGACAAAAGCGATGTAGAATACGATAAACTAACTTTCTATTGGAGGCCCTATAAAAGTAGGCCTTTGCCTTTTGGAGAAATATCTCCAAAAAATGCATTAAGACTATTCTTATTATTTATTATTATTACTATCTCCTTAATCCTTACCCTACCCTTTCCCAACTCTCTTTATGTCATGTTAATTTATTTTTACTGTTATTTTATGGAATACTTTTATCAAATCAAAAAAAGGAATCAGAAGTTCCCGTTTGCACAGCTTCTTGGCAGAACTGATTTTGCCATATTTCCAGTTGCAGGGTATTTATGCGTTGGAGCTCCGGACAAAGTAGCATTGTTATTTTTTCTTTTCTTTTATCCACTTGCGTTATCTCATCTAGGCTTAAACGATCTAATTGATATTAAAAATGATATTGCCCGAAAGATGAATACAATAACAGTTCTTTATGGTATCAAAGGAACTGTAAGATGGATTGGATTATTCAATTTAATCCATTTTTTAGCAGCAATTTTGTTTCTCTCAATTCTTCCTCGATTTACTTTTTATGGATTCTTAATACCGTTTGCACTATTATTTGTTGGAATCTATTTATTAGTAAAAGATCCAAGTCCCGATAAGAGTCTTAAAATCCTTCCTTTATACCATATATCAATGTTAGTATACTCCATTTCTATAATTATAGGCACAACAATATAACAAATAATAAAAGGAGAATCGTAATACTTATATAGGATTTGATGATATCAAAGACAAAAATTAGTTCTTGGATTAAAATAATGCGATTGGAATTCTATTCCATGCCATTTGTCGCTTATTCTTTAGGGGCTTTGATTTCATATAAGTTAAAATTTTTATTTTATCCGACAAATTATCTTATTGGATATTTTATTATATTTTTAATTGAATTAGCAACTGTTCTAATAAATGAATATTATGATTTTGAAGGAGATAAACTCAATAAAAACTTTGGTAGATTAACTGGCGGTTCAAGAATTTTAGTTGAAAATAAAATTTCAATCAACGAGATTAAGTTAGCTTTGATTTTTGTAACTTTATCATTTTTGATAGCTTCTCTTTACTTATTAAAAATAACTTTATTTTCTAATCAAGTATTATTTTTATTAATTTTGGGTTTTGTACTTGGCATTTCTTATACTGCCCCTCCAATAAAATTGTCCTATAGGGGTTTAGGAGAAGTTAACGTTGCACTAATACATGGATTTTATGTTATTATTTGCGGTTACGTTTTTCAAGGGGGGGTACTTGATACTAAAATTATTTGGATTATCTCTATACCCATTTTCTTTTCGTCATTGGCAGGTGTTGCTTTAGCGGGTATTCCAGATTTAGAATCCGATAGATTAGTTTCAAAGAAAACTTTGATATCGATACTTGGATATAAAAATAACTTAATTTTTTCTCTGTGTTGTGTTATTATTACTGGAATTCTTAGCATTTATTTGAAATTTTACTTAGTTTCTGCGAAATATAGTTATCTTTATTATTTCATTACTTTTTATTCAATAATTTTATCAGCTATTATAATAAATTCAATTAATAAATTTGATTTTAAAATTGACACATTGATTATGAAAATAATGATTTTAATTGCTTTTTCTGTATTTGTGCCTTTATTTATTTTTTTGACATAAGTTTAGATTTTGCCAGAATAATTGGGAAACTGTTATAAAAGAAAATGAATAAAATCTTTATTCTGAAGGTGAGTGTACGGGTATAATTCAAAGGATTTTGATAGAATATCTTGAAATTATCACAATAACTCTTATATTCCTGGCCTTTTTTGTTTTTTTGTCATATTTAAAAATGAAGTTTGAAGAGAAAAAGAAAGCAATGCATCGATATTCCGATTAGACGATTTAAATTCGTGGTGCATATGAGATTTGGGCCAGTTTTCCATGTGGTTGGTTACATCCTTCAGCTTATTGGAGTTGCAATGCTTCTCCCAATCCCGTGGGGGCTTTACTACCATGAAGAAGAAACCTATCTATTTGTTATATGCGCAATTATTACATTTGCCACTGGGCTAGCCTTGAACAAATTATTAAAAGAAGAGAATGATAAACTCCGGGTCGTTGAAGGGATAGGGATAGTCTCGTTTGGCTGGATAATAACGTCTGTATTCGGAGCACTGCCTTTTTATCTTTCTGGAAATTTTAGCTTTGTAGATTCATTTTTTGAGATCATATCTGGTTTCACTACAACAGGGGCGTCCATTATAAATGATGTAGAAGCGCTTCCCCACTGCATACTGTTCTGGAGATCGCTAAGCCACTGGATTGGAGGAATGGGGATTATATTTTTAGCCTTCATACTGCTTCCCGCTCTCTCTGTCGGCGGAAGGGAACTTATATCTCCAGAATCCTCAGTGACCCAACTTGAGAAAATAAAGCCAAGGTTAAGGGACGTTGCAAAGAGCCTGTATGGGATCTATCTTCTTTTTACGGGGGCGCAGATCATCCTGCTTTTGTTTGGCGGAATGAATATTTTTGACTCGATGTGTCACACCTTTGGAACAATTGCGACAGGTGGATTCTCAACAAAAAATACTAGCATCGCCTACTATAACAGCCCGTATATTGAAGGTGTGATAGTGCTGTTCATGTTCCTAGGGGCCACAAGTTTCACATTGCACTATAACGCCTTCAGGAGAAAGTTTGATTATTTCAAAGACGAAGAGTTTATTTTCTATGTGGGTATATTGGCATTTTCTATTCTTTTCATGACTTTAGATATTAGAACGCATATCTATGATTCATTGAGCCAATCCTTTAGATATGCCACTTTTCAGGTTATGAGCATATCCACAACAACTGGTTTTGCAACTGCTGATTTCAATTTATACCCAGACTTCTCCCGATTAATATTAGTTCTTCTCATGATCATGGGGGGATGCGCCGGTTCTACTGCGGGGGCAATAAAGATAATGAGGATAACAATCCTAACAAAAGCAGGTGTGAGAGAGCTCAAGAAAATTATCCACCCTCATGCTGTAATGCCTATTAACTTCAGGGGAAAAGTTATACCTCAGGAGACCTTGGTGAATATTGGAACATTCTTTGCTTCTTATCTGGCCGTTTATGTCGTATCATGCCTTATAATGACGGGGCTTGGAGTGGATATGATAACGTCGCTATCTGCCGTTGCTGCTACCATGGGTGGTGTGGGGCCTGGACTTGGTCTTGTCGGACCTGCAACGACTTACTATGTTTTAGGCCCGGGAGCCAAAATATTGCTTTCATTTTGCATGCTCGTAGGCAGGCTTGAAATATTTACTTTGCTAGTTTTGCTCTCGCCGGCATACTGGAAAGAATGAGAAAAGAATTAATTCAAAGGCTGTATTAAGTTAAACTTAAATAATATCTCCTATAACTAGCTATAGTTGAAAAAATGCCAAATAATGACTATTATCACAAAACCTCTGAAGAAATAATTTCTGAATTTTCATCTTCATTAGAAGATGGTTTAACTTCAAATGAAGTTAAGAAACGTTTAAATCAGTACGGAAATAATGAAATTGAAGCCAAGATTAAGATTCCTTTATGGCTGCTGCTTTTATCTCAATTCAAAGAACTGTTAGTTATAATATTAATTATCGGGGCTCTAATCTCATTTTTTATTGGAAGCTATAGGGATGGCACAATCATATTCCTCATTGTCCTTGTAAACGCAATAATAGGGTTTGTTCACGAATATAAAGCAAATAAAATTATAGAGAAGTTGAAAGGTCTTGTCAAATCACGGGCAAAAGTTATCAGAAACGGAGAGTTAGCTGAGGTTTCCCAGATAGAACTTGTACCGGGCGACATCATCAAATTGGAAGAAGGGGATAAAGTTCCAGCAGATATAAGAATTATCCAATGTTCAGATTTTAAGACAAATGAATTTACCCTTACCGGAGAATCCCTGCCCCAAGGAAAGAGTAGCGAGCCTATTGCAGATGAAGTTGGAATTGCCGATAGAAAAAATATGGCTTACACCGGGACAACTGTTGCATCAGGAAATGCTATAGGAATAATAGTTGCAACAGGAATGAAAACAGAAACTGGAAAAATTGCAAGCTTAACTGAAGAAACTAGTGATGTCCAAACGCCTTTACAGAAAGAACTTAGATTACTTGCAAGAGAATTGACGATTATTGTCATTATAATAAGCTTAGGTCTTTTCACTTTAGGTTTAATACAAGATTTCTCAGTGTATATGAGCCTAGTATATGCATTAGGAGTTGCAATGGCGGTCGTGCCACAGGCTTTACCTGCAGAAGTTACGGTAGCATTATCAAATGGTAGCAATTACCTTGCAAATAGAAAAGCAGTCGTAAAATCTTTACCTGCAGTAGAAACTCTTGGTTCAACTACAGTAATCTGCACAGATAAAACTGGTACTCTAACAAAAAATGAAATGACGGTAAGGTCACTCTGGTTTAACGGTCAAGAGTATAAAATTTCTGGCCTTGGTTATCAGCCAGAAGGGGATATTTCAGACGTTGAAGATAAATTAATTTCCAACGAAAAAAGAGATGAGATAAAAACAATGCTCAAAGCTGCATCTATGGCATCAAATGCAGAAATACGCCCCCCAGATAAAGAACATAAAGAGTGGTATTGCATTGGCGATCCTACAGAAGGTGCACTTATTACTGCAGCCAACAAAATAGGCATTGATTGCAATGAAGAAAATAAATCATGTCCCGAAATACAAGAATTTTCATTCTCATCAGAAAGAAAGAGAATGGGCTCCATAAGAAAAGAAAAAACTGGTCATTTTTTGTATATCAAAGGGTCCATTGACAGTATACTCTCGATAAGTAAATACATCTATCTGGATGGAAAGGAAAAAAATCTGACAGAAGAAAACATTTCTGCTATAAAAAAAGCAAATGAGCATTATGCTCAAAACTCAATGAGAGTATTGGCCATAGCATATAGGTCGCTAGATTATAAAGGAGAATGCCAAGCAGAAGAGACTGAAAAAGAGGTAGTTTTCTTGGGCCTTGCGGCAATGATGGATCCTCCAAAAGAAGGGGTGAGGGAAGCTATCTCTGATGCTAAAAAAGCACATATAAGAATATTTATCTTAACTGGTGATCATGCACTAACTGCCGAAGCAATAGGAAAAGAGATAGGGCTTTCTGAAGACAACAAAACGCCAATTATAACTGGAAAAGAACTGAAAGAACTAACTGATGATAAATTAGTTGAGTATATTGGCGGGAAGGAATCAATTATTTTTTCAAGGGTAGATCCTGAAGATAAGTTGAGAATTGTTAAAATATTGGAGGGCCAAGGAGAAATTGTGGCAGTTACAGGGGACGGAGTAAACGATGCCCCGGCACTGAAAAGAGCCCACATTGGGGTTGCTATGGGTTTAAAAGGAACTGAGGTTGCCAAAGAAGCTTCAAATCTTATATTGCTGGATGATAACTTTGCTACGCTAGTTGATGCGGTAAAAGGAGGCCGAACAATATATAATAATCTAAGAAAGACAGTTTCTGCATCTATGACTACAAACAGTGGTGAATTGACATTAGTTTTAGTAGGTCTTCTGGGAGCAGCTCTTTGGGGTTATCCGATACCAATTCTCGCGGCACAAATACTTGCAATAGATCTACTTGGACAGATAATGCCTCTAACATTCCTTACTTTTGATCCGCCTGATCCGGACATCATGGTCCAAAAACCTAGAAAGCCAAGTGAACACATATTTAACAAATTTTCTGGCGCAGAGGTCATGATTTTAGGGGTAATAATAGGATTTTTAGCATTTATGAATTTTCTACTTTTCATGGATCGAGAAGGAATTGTGTTAACAATGGAAAATCTTGATAGCATTTTCTATCTCAAAGCAACTACACTTAGCTACTGTACAATTGTGTTCTGTCAGTTTATCAATACCTTAGAGAGAAGATATGCATACACCTCAATTTTTAATAAAAATTTCTTTTCTAATAAAATACTATTGGGATCAATCGTCTTTTCAATAGGATTGGTATCATTTGCAATATATGGCCCTGGTATTAGTGATTTTCTATCTTTTGGAAGCATTGAAATCTTAGATTGGGGTTATATAATATTTTCTGCTGGACTATACCTAATCGTTTATGAATTGTTAAAACTTTTTAAAAAATTTAATAATAAAAGAAAAAATCTAGTTATCTAAACAAATAAGAACGTAACTTTGAGAAATTTGTCAAAAATTAAATGAGAGAAATAAATAAAAGTTTAAAAAAAACATTGAC
Encoded proteins:
- a CDS encoding universal stress protein, whose protein sequence is MFKRIFLIVDVGLEVRIVAMYATLISKCSNASLFLVPYTDNKGVLENIDFIKKITKEEGLEAEILDIKGDILYELNKIIRDKDLDLVITPLKRQENGLFFIGSFSQRLMKYALSSVIGIRIVKARPLKQHKKLLVPLYDKDYYPKERIFLIEALSKSLDLNVSVLRCIKNPNEKMDKEEMQKAFTETQNYYSPFINKLKENGIHTDLIIRECEHATDGILDETMASNYDLLFVKAKAQNTLKEFLMGNEVEDILRRTPSNLLFWRSRE
- a CDS encoding cation-transporting P-type ATPase, with the protein product MEQIKDIHELSVEEAILNLQSSKEGLSKDEVEKRFSSFGPNEIQEKRATPLYVKLLKQFFNFFAILLWVASGLSFLGEYLSPGEGNINLGIALVAVIFINAFFTFYQEYKAERAAEALKKLLAPLAVVLRENIEQEIPSNQVVVGDIIILSEGDKVPSDARLIEQYELKVNNAPLTGESKSLKRSVDPFSGNILDSQNVVFSGTTVVSGSGKAIVFATGMGTEFGKIAGLTQEINEDPTPLQKEISYFIKYISIIAIFLGITFFLIGWSLGNTFTANFIFGIGIIVANVPEGLLPTVTLTLSIAAQKMAKKNALIKSLNSVETLGSTTVICTDKTGTLTQNEMTVKKIFVNGKEYDVSGVGYKPEGKLQMGEKDLDEKEIEPIIPFLKTSFFCNNSKLTFEEDKYSIIGDPTEGALLVLAKKIIDTDTSCQFEERIFEIPFTSDRKMMSTIYKGKTTVAYVKGSPESVISLSNKILINGKEIDLTSDGKQNLQEKAENFQKNALRTLALAYRLVDEKEKYTAENVEKDLVFIGLVGMIDPPRLGVKEAVNKCKGAGIKVVMITGDNKLTAEAIGRGVGIIESDTPTVVEGTDVNNMGLEDLKNILKNQEIIFARASPKNKLDIVMALKQMGEVVAVTGDGVNDAPALKEADIGISMGSGTDVAKEAADVILIDDNFKSIVEAVLEGRAVYDNIKKFISYILVSNVPEIVPFIVYVLFRVPLPLTVIQILAIDLGTDMLPAIALGTEPAEIDVMERPPRSRKDRLLTIPLIIKSYGLIGPIEAAAGLYGFWWVLKQGGWILGTQLAFTDPLYLKATTMCLVAIIVCQIVNVIGCRSLRNSIFKMGFFKNKYIFLGIISEIILIIAFTNLQVFKTFLGTASIEPELILLILPFALLIFVVDELRKYLMPKLGFNEI
- a CDS encoding UbiA family prenyltransferase codes for the protein MKQTFKSYSDLTRAHFMFAWPLIFCSGLFLALYNYGGFSWALVIKAALIGLFGFEGGMILNDYIDRDIDKSDVEYDKLTFYWRPYKSRPLPFGEISPKNALRLFLLFIIITISLILTLPFPNSLYVMLIYFYCYFMEYFYQIKKRNQKFPFAQLLGRTDFAIFPVAGYLCVGAPDKVALLFFLFFYPLALSHLGLNDLIDIKNDIARKMNTITVLYGIKGTVRWIGLFNLIHFLAAILFLSILPRFTFYGFLIPFALLFVGIYLLVKDPSPDKSLKILPLYHISMLVYSISIIIGTTI
- a CDS encoding prenyltransferase, coding for MPFVAYSLGALISYKLKFLFYPTNYLIGYFIIFLIELATVLINEYYDFEGDKLNKNFGRLTGGSRILVENKISINEIKLALIFVTLSFLIASLYLLKITLFSNQVLFLLILGFVLGISYTAPPIKLSYRGLGEVNVALIHGFYVIICGYVFQGGVLDTKIIWIISIPIFFSSLAGVALAGIPDLESDRLVSKKTLISILGYKNNLIFSLCCVIITGILSIYLKFYLVSAKYSYLYYFITFYSIILSAIIINSINKFDFKIDTLIMKIMILIAFSVFVPLFIFLT
- a CDS encoding TrkH family potassium uptake protein; amino-acid sequence: MRFGPVFHVVGYILQLIGVAMLLPIPWGLYYHEEETYLFVICAIITFATGLALNKLLKEENDKLRVVEGIGIVSFGWIITSVFGALPFYLSGNFSFVDSFFEIISGFTTTGASIINDVEALPHCILFWRSLSHWIGGMGIIFLAFILLPALSVGGRELISPESSVTQLEKIKPRLRDVAKSLYGIYLLFTGAQIILLLFGGMNIFDSMCHTFGTIATGGFSTKNTSIAYYNSPYIEGVIVLFMFLGATSFTLHYNAFRRKFDYFKDEEFIFYVGILAFSILFMTLDIRTHIYDSLSQSFRYATFQVMSISTTTGFATADFNLYPDFSRLILVLLMIMGGCAGSTAGAIKIMRITILTKAGVRELKKIIHPHAVMPINFRGKVIPQETLVNIGTFFASYLAVYVVSCLIMTGLGVDMITSLSAVAATMGGVGPGLGLVGPATTYYVLGPGAKILLSFCMLVGRLEIFTLLVLLSPAYWKE
- a CDS encoding cation-transporting P-type ATPase, yielding MPNNDYYHKTSEEIISEFSSSLEDGLTSNEVKKRLNQYGNNEIEAKIKIPLWLLLLSQFKELLVIILIIGALISFFIGSYRDGTIIFLIVLVNAIIGFVHEYKANKIIEKLKGLVKSRAKVIRNGELAEVSQIELVPGDIIKLEEGDKVPADIRIIQCSDFKTNEFTLTGESLPQGKSSEPIADEVGIADRKNMAYTGTTVASGNAIGIIVATGMKTETGKIASLTEETSDVQTPLQKELRLLARELTIIVIIISLGLFTLGLIQDFSVYMSLVYALGVAMAVVPQALPAEVTVALSNGSNYLANRKAVVKSLPAVETLGSTTVICTDKTGTLTKNEMTVRSLWFNGQEYKISGLGYQPEGDISDVEDKLISNEKRDEIKTMLKAASMASNAEIRPPDKEHKEWYCIGDPTEGALITAANKIGIDCNEENKSCPEIQEFSFSSERKRMGSIRKEKTGHFLYIKGSIDSILSISKYIYLDGKEKNLTEENISAIKKANEHYAQNSMRVLAIAYRSLDYKGECQAEETEKEVVFLGLAAMMDPPKEGVREAISDAKKAHIRIFILTGDHALTAEAIGKEIGLSEDNKTPIITGKELKELTDDKLVEYIGGKESIIFSRVDPEDKLRIVKILEGQGEIVAVTGDGVNDAPALKRAHIGVAMGLKGTEVAKEASNLILLDDNFATLVDAVKGGRTIYNNLRKTVSASMTTNSGELTLVLVGLLGAALWGYPIPILAAQILAIDLLGQIMPLTFLTFDPPDPDIMVQKPRKPSEHIFNKFSGAEVMILGVIIGFLAFMNFLLFMDREGIVLTMENLDSIFYLKATTLSYCTIVFCQFINTLERRYAYTSIFNKNFFSNKILLGSIVFSIGLVSFAIYGPGISDFLSFGSIEILDWGYIIFSAGLYLIVYELLKLFKKFNNKRKNLVI